cgcaacatcgagggccgaagggcgaatgttctatgttctatgttacttatCGAATGCAACAAAGGCAATAGAATAGCATATTGCAATATCTTCAAACCGAGGCATTCGGAATATGCAACACACCGTGGGAAAATGGGCTCAATTCGGAAAAAAACCCTCAGTTATGACTGCAGTGAACAACAATACAAACTGCTTTAAATGGGTTATGTCGAGCACAATTTGTCCATCCCGAGAGCCCAGTTGAGGACTGGATGACGGTTTATTGATCTGGTCTGCCCTGCTGCGATGCCATCCCCCAGGTCATCAGCATCTGCATCCTAACAGTCGACCACAAGGGACGAGGGAGCACACACGTATTATGTGACTACAACTTTAGCTCGCCTCCATGAGTGAGGCACCCTCAGCCATTGtgcagtctgcccccccccccaccccacttcactTGCCACGACTCAGATCAGAAACCCAAGCAACTCCCCACCCCCATATATTCTAACCCCTTCGCGCCTCCCAATTGCCAACATTAAGCTAAACTGCAGGGTGGGGCTCTCAATATCACATCCCAGTTTCCTCAATAGGAGATATCCGCTCGCCCccagctctgggggggggggggggggggggggggggggaatcaagtcTCTAGAAAGGCCTGCGTGTGTACCCAGGCCAGGCCCCGCCCGGGGAGTCTCCCGGGCCCcggcactcactcacccagcccccgTTCTGTTCAATCCACTCTCGCCGCTCCTTGCCCAGGTAGTTGGCCACACTCTCCGCCAGCGAATCCACTGGGCTGGGGCCGGCCTCCGAGCTCATGACGATGCCCGAGTCCCTCAGGTGCCGGCCCAACACCCCGGCGAAGGCGAAGATGCTCACCACCCGGCCCCAGTTCATCTTCTCGTCCGCGGACATCTCCTCCACCACCCGGCGCAGGAAGTCGGCCGCGGCCACCGCCGCCGTGGCGGTGTCGGTCTCCTCCCGGGCCGGGCCCGGAGCCGAGGCCGCCGCTTCTCCTTCGGGCCCGGCCGCCGCCTTCCGCGGTCTGGCCGCCATCTGGAGGCCGTTGTCGAAGCGGCTCTTCATGTTGCTGAAAGCGGCCTGGTGCTGCTCCACCATCTGGTCGGCCACTTTGCGGAGGGTGAAGGCCGTCTTGCTGGGCGGCCTcggctcctgggccgggctcaggcAGTGCTGCAGGTAGTAGCGGGCCAGCAACAGCGCTTCCTCCTTCACGCCCTCCCGCATCCTCCTCCCGCTCGAACTCGGGCCCGGCTCCAGCCGCGACTGGCTCCCGACTCCCAGAGCTCCTCCGTTGCCAGGGGTAACGTGGCCGGCCTCAGCTCAACCTATCTCGCCCCGCCCCCACCGTGCGGAGTTACTCCGGCTCTgctaccccctcccttcccccttccccggtTGCCCCGGTAACCCGCGAGCTCTTCTCTCCTCGCTCTCCTCCGTTGCCCGGTAACGGCGCTTACTTCCCGCCCCGCGCTGACACAAACTGCGCCGATAGCCGCCGCGAGCCGCCCTTTAAACCACGCGTCATCGCCCCTTGTGACGTGCTGCACGTCACCGTATTTAAAGGGCCGcccggcccctccccctccaccagctgattcacccTCACCCTCGCAGCACCACAGGGAGAAACCCGGCAGTtcgggctggtttggggggggggggggggggggtcatcatcTGGGACTTTCTGCCCCTATTCCACGGCTATGTTCACTGCCGCGTGTCCGCCGGCACGATCAAGGTCTTTCGTGCCCAGTGGGCACTGCAGGGCTAAGGTGTTTTATCGACTCCTTTCGTCGTCACATTTTGTTTTGGTGTTTTAAGTGTggcgcggcggcacagtggttagccctgctgcctcacagcgccagaggcccgggttcgacttcaggtgtgtgtgtgaagtttgcacattcttcctgtgtctgcttctgtttcctccatgtgctccggtttcctcccacagaggtGCAGCTTAaatgggttggctatgctaaattgtccctaggtgcaGTGGAGAAATggagatatagttccaagtcaggatattgtgtggcttggaggggatatttcaggtggtggtgttcccatgcccttCTTGGTGATAGAGATCATCGGCTTGGAAGATGTTGATCCAACGGACACGCTGCGCCATTAAAGCAGCTTGCTGTGGCGCAGCATGACCGATAAAAGCCGGGTGATGCCGTTCCCAGGATCtatccggctcgcaacgcctcaccaGATCCAATGCGGCCTcatgagatgttgcaatgtaaattccgcccattgtgtgcaggatcactttttggaaaatctgcatattagagtgagttaGGCTCACTCTAATGTACAGATTTACGAGGTTCCTGAGGCTTTGGTATTCATCCACTTCACCTCAGAggcctcgggtgagcgccgttcagcactggtccccaccagGCAGAACAATATTTGTGGAGGGGTTTTCCCAGGGGATCAGCAGCCCAAGCTGCATGCCctatgggcagggtgg
The window above is part of the Scyliorhinus torazame isolate Kashiwa2021f chromosome 12, sScyTor2.1, whole genome shotgun sequence genome. Proteins encoded here:
- the bcl2l10 gene encoding bcl-2-like protein 10, which encodes MREGVKEEALLLARYYLQHCLSPAQEPRPPSKTAFTLRKVADQMVEQHQAAFSNMKSRFDNGLQMAARPRKAAAGPEGEAAASAPGPAREETDTATAAVAAADFLRRVVEEMSADEKMNWGRVVSIFAFAGVLGRHLRDSGIVMSSEAGPSPVDSLAESVANYLGKERREWIEQNGGWEGFLRFFGSDDHWQESTVRNMLITVAGFGIAGLACLLAVR